The DNA window CGGTCCCCGTTGCCCCGGCCACGGTATAGGTGGTGATATCCCACAGTTTCGTCTGGTAAAGGTTGCCGCGCACGGTGAACGAATCGCCTTCCGCGAAGACATCGGTGCCGGTATAGTCGGCACCGATCTCTAACGTGTGCGACTTTTCCGTCATGGCCAGCCGGCGCTGCGACGTGCGCGTGGAATCAAGATCATCGATCAGCGGCAGGCTTTCGGTATAAGCCGCACTGCCGAACACCGAGACCCCGTTGCCGAAATCATAGGCCAGCGCCAGCCCCCCCATCAGCGCATCGTTGCTGTAGCTGTCGGGCACCCCGGCCAACGGCACCGAGCTTTCGATCCGCGAGCTTTCATAGCGCAGCGCCGGCGTTACCGTCACCTGGCCGATCGTCATCTCGTTCACCACGAAGGCGGCAAAGCGGTCATCCGTACCGCCCGGTGCCGCGGCCGCATCAAGGCGCTTCTTGTGAATGCCTTCGATCCCGGCCAGCATGTCATGCTCGACCTGTCCGGTCGTAAACAGCGCCCGGTTCGAAAGGGTCAGCTTCGTCGTCTCGTAACGGTTGTCGGCACAGATAACGCCGAAGAACGGATTGGCGCAGAAGACCGCTACCGGCTGTCCGCCCTGAAAGGGCGAGCTTCCGTCGATATAGGTCGTGTCGATCTTCTGGTCGGCATAGGACAGGTTCGCCCGCAGGTCGATCAGGTCGTTGACAGGGTTGAAGCGATATTCGACGGTCGTCTGTTTCGTGTCGGTGACGCGGTCAACCCGGCCAAAGCTGCCCGCCGTCGTCTGGAACTGGTCATAGGGCACGTCCTTGTCGTCGGCCTCGGTCCTTGAATGGCTGAACATCAGCGAATGCGCATCGTCGTCGCCAAAGGTGAATCGGGCCTTGGCCAGGAAGGACGGCGTCTCGAAAGAACTGTTGCCGATCTTCGTGCCGTCCCCGGCCTCCAGCGTGCCCTGGTCGCGCCAGGTATAGTTCAACAGGAACTCGGCCCCCTCGACCGGCATCCACGCAAGGTTCGTCGAACTGGTGAAGCCATGTCCATTCGAGCTGAACTCCAGCGTCTGCGACCCGCCAAAGCCGGGCACCCCGCCGGTAAAGTCCGACGCGTCCTTGGTCTCCAGCTTCACCACGCCCCCCACGATGCCCGAGCCATAGGCAAAACTGCCGATCGTTCCCCGGATCACCTCGACTTCCTTGTAAAGCAGCGGATCGGTGAAAAGCTGCGTGCCCAGCCGATAGATCTCTTCCGACCCGACCGAGGCGCCGTCGATCTGCACCGCGATCTTCTGGTCAGAGCCATAGGTGGTGTTGGCACCGAACCCGCGGATATTGATCCCCGACCCCTGCGGCGTAGTGCCGTTCACCAGCGTCACGCCGGGCACCGAATCGATCAGCTGCGCGACCGTGCTGGCCTGCCGATCCTTGATCTCCTCTTCGTCGACAACGGTCCGGGGCAGCGCCGTGCCGAATGTCAGGTCCCTTTTGCCGGGGGTCAGGACGAGGGTCCCCAGAAAGCCGGGCTCTTCCTGCGCTATGGCCGTTCCGGCCAGGGACAGGCAGACGAGCGCGGTCGTCCCACGCATGAATGTGGTAAGCATAAACGCCATCCTTGTTGCACGTTTGTCACCGATGCTTGCGAAGGGCTGGCGCGGTAGATTTGTTGATTTGCGATGCATTTCATCGCGATGGGTTGCACCGTTACTCGTAACCGACTAAAATAGTCAAGTAATTTATCGACAGCCACGCTCCAGAGCATCGCGAGCCAAGCCATCGGACCCAGCTTCAATCCGAGGATGCCCAATGAGCGAGCGATCTGCCCCCACCCCCGAATCCATACGTGCCTTCCAGGCCGATAACCCCAAAATGCGCACCCGCGATCAGGCCGACGCGCTCGGGATTCCAGAGGCGCAGCTTGTCGCCGCCCATGTCGGCCGCGGCACGGTGCGAATTGCCGCGCATCCCGACCGGGTGATCCCCGCCGCCGAGAAGCTGGGCGAGGTCATGGCCCTGACCCGGGTCGAGGCCTGCGTGCACGAGAAGGTGGGCGAATACGGCAACTACCATCCCGGCGACCATGCCGCGATGACCCTGACCGAGGATATCGACCTGCGGATTTTCCAGTCGCACTGGGTGCACGCCTACGCCGTGGAAAGCCTGACCGAGGATGGCCCGCGCCGGTCACTCCAGGTGTTCGACGCCGCCGGCGACGCCGTGCACAAGATCCACCTGCGCGAAGCCTCGTATCATGACGCTTGGGCGGGTGTCCTCAAAGACCTCGCGCACGAGAACCAGGCCGACGGTCAGACCGTCACCGCGCGCCAACCCGTCGAAGCGCCGAAATCACGGCCCGACAAGCTCGACATCCTGCGCGAGGAATGGGCGCGCCTGACCGACACGCACCAGTTCCTGCGCCTGTGCTCGAAGCTGAAGATGAATCGCTTGGGCGCCTACCGCATCGCGGGCGCGCCCTTCGTGCGCCAGCTTGACCCCACTGCGGTCGACGCCATGCTGCACGCCGTGCGCGGTGCCGGGATCGAGATCATGCTTTTCGTCGGCAACCGCGGTTGCATCCAGATCCATTCCGGCCCGATCCGCAACCTGCGCCCGATGGGGCCGTGGCAGAACGTGATGGACCCCGGCTTCAACCTGCACCTGCGGCGCGACAAGGTGGCCGAGGTCTGGGCCGTCGAGAAACCCACCCAACGCGGCCCCGCCATCTCGGTCGAGGCGTTCGATGCCGAGGGCGGCCTGATTTTCCAGACCTTCGGGCTGGGCAAGGAAGGACGCGATTCGCGGCTTGAATGGGGCCGGATCGTCGCGGATCTGCCTTCGCTTGAAGAGGTGCTGGCATGATGTGCAGCAAATCGACGGGCGCCGCGATTGCCGCGATCTGCACCTCGATGGTCGGGGCCTTCGTCGCCTTGGCCGTCAGCGCGCAGCAGGCCGAGACCCCTGCCAATCCACATGCCGAGATTCTGTCAATCGGCAGCGCGGTGACCGAGATCGTCGCTGCCTTGGGACAGGAGCACCGGCTGAAGGCGCGCGACACGACTTCAACTTATCCGCCTTCCGTCCAAGACCTGCCCGACGTGGGCTATATGCGCGCGCTCTCGCCCGAGGGCGTTCTGTCGGTTGGCCCATCCCTCATCATATCCGGCGAAGGCGCCGGCCCGCCCGAGGCGCTGGACGTGATCCGGGCCGCAGATGTCGAGTTCGTCGAGGTGCCCAACGCCCTGACCACCGACGGCATCCTGCGCAAGATCGACATCGTGGGCGACGCGCTTGACGTGCCCGAGCG is part of the Roseovarius sp. THAF9 genome and encodes:
- a CDS encoding TonB-dependent receptor translates to MLTTFMRGTTALVCLSLAGTAIAQEEPGFLGTLVLTPGKRDLTFGTALPRTVVDEEEIKDRQASTVAQLIDSVPGVTLVNGTTPQGSGINIRGFGANTTYGSDQKIAVQIDGASVGSEEIYRLGTQLFTDPLLYKEVEVIRGTIGSFAYGSGIVGGVVKLETKDASDFTGGVPGFGGSQTLEFSSNGHGFTSSTNLAWMPVEGAEFLLNYTWRDQGTLEAGDGTKIGNSSFETPSFLAKARFTFGDDDAHSLMFSHSRTEADDKDVPYDQFQTTAGSFGRVDRVTDTKQTTVEYRFNPVNDLIDLRANLSYADQKIDTTYIDGSSPFQGGQPVAVFCANPFFGVICADNRYETTKLTLSNRALFTTGQVEHDMLAGIEGIHKKRLDAAAAPGGTDDRFAAFVVNEMTIGQVTVTPALRYESSRIESSVPLAGVPDSYSNDALMGGLALAYDFGNGVSVFGSAAYTESLPLIDDLDSTRTSQRRLAMTEKSHTLEIGADYTGTDVFAEGDSFTVRGNLYQTKLWDITTYTVAGATGTDLDGVTTEGLELEASYGTAGGFYVDFAGHVGEGREYNPDGTSDTWRNSAADRLQLTVGQRVGDDLDLSWEVVHAADRFDALGADLGDTTVHNLRATWRPETNWLEDTEVRFGIENAFDKNYVGHLSSPTRKAPGRTFRVSLTQAF
- a CDS encoding hemin-degrading factor translates to MSERSAPTPESIRAFQADNPKMRTRDQADALGIPEAQLVAAHVGRGTVRIAAHPDRVIPAAEKLGEVMALTRVEACVHEKVGEYGNYHPGDHAAMTLTEDIDLRIFQSHWVHAYAVESLTEDGPRRSLQVFDAAGDAVHKIHLREASYHDAWAGVLKDLAHENQADGQTVTARQPVEAPKSRPDKLDILREEWARLTDTHQFLRLCSKLKMNRLGAYRIAGAPFVRQLDPTAVDAMLHAVRGAGIEIMLFVGNRGCIQIHSGPIRNLRPMGPWQNVMDPGFNLHLRRDKVAEVWAVEKPTQRGPAISVEAFDAEGGLIFQTFGLGKEGRDSRLEWGRIVADLPSLEEVLA
- a CDS encoding hemin ABC transporter substrate-binding protein, encoding MCSKSTGAAIAAICTSMVGAFVALAVSAQQAETPANPHAEILSIGSAVTEIVAALGQEHRLKARDTTSTYPPSVQDLPDVGYMRALSPEGVLSVGPSLIISGEGAGPPEALDVIRAADVEFVEVPNALTTDGILRKIDIVGDALDVPERADALAAEVETEMQAAIEDARRPEADKKRVLFVLSTQGGRINASGTGTAADAIMRMAGGVNAISEFEGYKQITDEAIGTAAPDVILMMDRTGDHAADDDTLFAMPAIRMTPAAQDRAVVRMDGLLLLGFGPRTATGIRQLNAALYGTDS